Proteins encoded by one window of Yamadazyma tenuis chromosome 2, complete sequence:
- a CDS encoding glycosyl hydrolase family 2 protein (CAZy:GH2; EggNog:ENOG503NYVS; COG:G) → MLQLTQQTLKNWSFRQAGDEDWKPSRKGAETTEIHPDLIENGLIPDPFLDDNEKLVQWVGLKDWEYKVSFTPEASVSKLKVHELVFEGLDTFADVFLNGRKIISTDNMFVHYKADVGKYIKFGEENELRIYFYSAIVKGRELEKKFGWHGCSNGETSRTHVRKAQYHYGWDWGPLLMTCGPYRPIKFVSYDLSIDEVFVDVGITDELNASIDVKTTICGFAADAALQINVLSPSGETVASEKGQELKIGENSTKLYLESPQLWFPHTHGTPALYDFELTIVVDGHVIHSVTKKVGLRSVELIQEPFADQPGASFYFRVNGVPVYSNGSNWIPAHSFQTCLTPKDYTEWLELMVNGNQNMVRIWGGGYFEQDIFYQECDRLGLLVWHDMMFACAQYPGYKEFEESVEKEVICQLKRLRNYCSIALYCGNNEDYQSADRFKLTDETFFGKKRYEKSFPKLVSQYSPAVPYHPGSPWGGSSYKDETAGDIHQWNVWHGTQEKYQDWDKLGGRFVSEFGMEGAPALKTYEECITDPKYRYPQSYMIDHHNKSDVFERRLASYVTENVKMTGSDLDSWIYATQLMQAECLAYAYRCWRREWRGDGKRYSAGALVWQINDCWPCASWAIADFKKRPKLAYYSIKKESAPIVVGFYRTGIKKENGASNSNAKYSIPFNYNTTQYFLDIWGVNGTTSDIKAVFKVDLYHVTTGEKLKSLEDQKVILKANQSTEIFKQYELDTEIPIVAHGTFYDEEGSVLAAGADWPQPLKYLFFPDRKIEKVVKDGSITLSTNKPVKGVEIITENDIYLDDNGKYC, encoded by the exons ATGTTGCAATTGACCCAGCAAACATTAAAGAACTGGAGCTTCCGTCAAGCCGGAGATGAAGATTGGAAGCCCTCTAGAAAAGGAGCAGAGACCACTGAAATTCACCCTGATCTTATTGAAAATGGGCTTATTCCTGACCCTTTTCTTGACGACAACGAGAAATTGGTTCAATGGGTAGGACTTAAAGACTGGGAGTATAAGGTCAGTTTTACCCCAGAGGCTTCGGTTCTGAAGCTCAAGGTGCACGAATTAGTGTTTGAAGGCCTTGACACTTTTGCTGATGTTTTTCTCAACGGTCGCAAAATTATATCCACTGATAACATGTTTGTGCACTACAAAGCAGATGTGGGAAAATACATAAAATTTGGCGAAGAAAATGAGCTTAGAATATACTTTTATTCTGCTATAGTAAAGGGCCGAGAGCTTGAGAAGAAATTTGGTTGGCATGGATGTTCCAACGGAGAAACGTCCAGAACCCACGTCCGGAAAGCCCAATACCACTATGGTTGGGATTGGGGTCCCCTTTTGATGACATGTGGCCCCTATCGTCCGATCAAGTTTGTTTCGTATGATTTGTCAATCGAcgaggtgtttgtggacgTAGGAATTACAGACGAATTGAATGCTTCCATCGACGTCAAAACAACGATCTGCGGATTTGCAGCCGATGCGGCATTGCAAATCAATGTGTTATCACCAAGTGGGGAAACAGTTGCGTCCGAGAAGGGCCAAGAATTGAAAATAGGAGAAAACTCGACCAAATTGTATTTGGAACTGCCCCAGTTATGGTTCCCCCATACTCATGGAACCCCTGCTCTATATGACTTCGAGTTGACAATTGTAGTGGACGGTCACGTGATCCACTCAgtcaccaagaaggtggGACTCAGAAGCGTCGAATTGATCCAAGAGCCATTTGCAGACCAGCCCGGTGCCAGTTTCTACTTTCGTGTTAACGGAGTCCCCGTGTACAGTAACGGTTCTAACTGGATTCCTGCTCACTCgtttcaaacttgtttgacCCCAAAAGACTATACCGAATGGCTTGAACTAATGGTTAATGGGAACCAGAATATGGTCAGGATTTGGGGAGGTGGATACTTTGAACAAGACATTTTCTACCAAGAGTGTGACCGGCTTGGGCTTTTGGTCTGGCATGACATGATGTTCGCTTGTGCCCAATACCCTGGGTACaaggagtttgaagaatcggttgaaaaagaagtgATTTGCCAGTTGAAACGACTTAGAAACTACTGCAGCATTGCGTTATACTGTGGTAACAATGAAGACTACCAGTCGGCCGATAGATTCAAGCTTACAGACGAaactttctttggaaaaaaGCGCTATGAGAAATCCTTTCCCAAACTTGTGTCTCAGTACTCTCCGGCAGTTCCTTATCACCCTGGGTCTCCTTGGGGGGGTTCCAGTTACAAAGACGAAACTGCTGGTGACATCCACCAGTGGAACGTTTGGCACGGAACTCAAGAGAAATACCAAGATTGGGATAAACTTGGAGGACGGTTTGTTTCTGAGTTTGGAATGGAAGGTGCTCCTGCTTTGAAGACCTACGAGGAGTGTATCACCGATCCAAAATACCGGTACCCCCAGTCGTATATGATTGACCACCACAACAAGTCCGACGTGTTTGAAAGGAGATTGGCCTCATATGTCACCGAAAATGTCAAAATGACTGGCAGTGATCTTGACTCTTGGATCTATGCCACTCAGTTGATGCAAGCAGAATGCTTAGCTTACGCCTACAGATGCTGGAGAAGAGAATGGAGAGGTGATGGTAAGCGATACAGTGCTGGTGCTTTGGTCTGGCAAATTAACGATTGTTGGCCATGTGCTTCTTGGGCTATTGCCGATTTCAAGAAAAGGCCCAAACTAGCTTATTACTctatcaagaaagaaagtGCTCCTATTGTCGTGGGATTCTACAGAACTGGAATCAAAAAGGAAAACGGTGCAAGTAACTCAAATGCCAAGTACAGTATTCCCTTCAACTATAATACTACTCAATATTTCTTGGATATCTGGGGTGTAAATGGTACAACCAGCGATATTAAGGcagttttcaaagtcgatCTCTACCATGTAACGACAGGAGAGAAGCTAAAGAGCTTGGAAGATCaaaaggtgattttgaaagCTAATCAGTCCACTGAGATCTTCAAACAGTACGAGCTAGACACGGAAATTCCAATAGTGGCACATGGTACCTTCTATGACGAGGAAGGATCGGTGCTTGCTGCTGGAGCAGATTGGCCTCAGCCATTGAAGTATCTCTTTTTCCCTGACAGAAAGATCGAAAAGGTGGTTAAAGATGGTTCCATCACCTTGTCCACCAATAAGCCCGTGAAAGGAGTAGAAATCATCACCGAAAACGATATATACTTGGACGATAACGG TAAATACTGTTAA
- a CDS encoding uncharacterized protein (EggNog:ENOG503NXMN; COG:P), protein MSNIKSHSTVSSTAKNEVELRVDAVDDLRLDALEEHKISLRQILKAHPVPKFSPARIRLYVTICCLYLVATCSGFDGSLMTSINTLDEYKEWFNLPESASGTGLIFSIYTIGSMASTCLVWLGDYIGRVYTIGIGLVIVVIGSIISATTANHKAFIAARFILSFGVTLATTSTPAYLLEVVPSDMKTLALFYNTLYFVGSLIATWTMYGTEIHYKGTHKSFSIALWLQILCPCIILSMLWLFPESPRYLYSKNKVEKSKAFVVKYHAGGDENHPIVAAEMKQIAESFAQSGFLKPRDYLDFTVLIRTKARQKRTLLVVIWSWFSQFSGNQVITYYMTTLLLNLGVENATTRLLLTAVNSIVCLIFASFGVFTIERFGRRPILLYACAGFILCFAVLAGTTKAFEADNNNHVASRVGIAFIYIFQAVFFAFAFTPLQPTYPAEVFSNDMRARGMALWHLVSNAAGTVNLYTAPIAMANIKYWYYVFFCFWDAIELLVIYFFFVETSQLSLEEIEYIFTQPNSVKESIRLSNAARSGDTEVVKELFAHIDPVTSLDA, encoded by the exons ATGTCGAATATTAAGTCTCATAGTACTGTGTCTTCGACTGCCAAGAATGAAGTAGAACTTCGAGTCGATGCTGTGGACGACCTCAGACTCGACGCATTGGAAGAACACAAGATCTCTTTGAGGCAGATCTTGAAAGCTCATCCAGTCCCCAAGTTTTCTCCTGCAAGAATCCGACTTTATGTAACCATCTGCTGTTTGTACTTGGTTGCTACATGCTCCGGGTTTGATGGCCTGTTAATGACAAGTATCAACACTTTAGACGAGTATAAAGAATGGTTCAACTTGCCGGAATCTGCAAGTGGAACTGGTTTG ATTTTTCTGATTTACACGATTGGTTCAATGGCATCTACATGCCTCGTGTGGCTTGGAGACTATATTGGCAGGGTTTATACCATTGGTATTGGATTGGTGATTGTCGTTATAGGCTCAATTATATCTGCAACCACCGCAAATCATAAGGCGTTTATCGCTGCTCGGTTTATATTGAGTTTTGGTGTCACACTTGCAACAACAAGTACCCCCGCTTACTTATTGGAAGTTGTTCCAAGTGACATGAAGACTCTTGCACTTTTCTACAACACCTTGTATTTTGTGGGAAGTTTGATCGCTACTTGGACTATGTATGGAACTGAGATTCACTATAAAGGAACTCATAAAAGTTTCAGTATTGctttgtggttgcaaatcTTATGTCCTTGTATAATTTTGAGCATGCTCTGGTTATTTCCTGAAAGCCCAAGATATCTTTACTCGAAGAATAAAGTTGAGAAGAGTAAAGCTTTTGTGGTAAAGTATCatgctggtggtgatgaaaacCATCCAATTGTTGCAGCTGAGATGAAGCAAATTGCAGAGTCTTTTGCTCAGTCAGGATTCTTGAAACCCAGAGACTATCTTGACTTCACGGTTTTGATCAGAACAAAAGCTCGTCAAAAGAGAActcttttggtggtgatctGGTCTTGGTTTTCTCAATTCAGTGGTAATCAAGTCATTACCTACTACATGACAACCTTGCTTCTTAACTTGGGGGTTGAAAACGCTACCACTAGATTACTTTTGACGGCTGTTAACTCGATTGTTTGTCTCATATTTGCCAGTTTTGGAGTCTTTACTATTGAGAggtttggaagaagaccgATCCTTCTATATGCCTGTGCCGGGTTTATTCTTTGCTTCGCAGTGTTGGCAGGGACTACAAAAGCATTTGAAGCAgacaacaacaaccacgTTGCATCCAGAGTGGGAATTGCCTTTATCTACATTTTCCAAGCAGTGTTTTTCGCCTTTGCCTTCACTCCTTTGCAACCAACTTATCCAGCAGAAGTGTTCTCTAATGATATGAGAGCAAGGGGAATGGCATTGTGGCACTTGGTTTCTAATGCGGCTGGTACCGTGAACTTATACACCGCCCCTATTGCAATGGCAAACATCAAGTATTGGTACTATGTTTTTTTCTGCTTCTGGGATGCCATTGAACTATTGGTTATTTActttttctttgttgaGACCAGCCAATTGAGTTTGGAGGAAATCGAGTACATTTTCACCCAGCCAAATTCGGTGAAGGAGAGTATTCGGTTGTCCAACGCTGCTCGTTCTGGTGACACAGAAGTAGTCAAAGAGCTTTTTGCTCACATTGACCCTGTGACAAGCTTAGATGCTTGA
- a CDS encoding uncharacterized protein (EggNog:ENOG503P1QD; COG:S) — protein sequence MSWLKYAAIALCAVSTRAAEISLDRIDRDTVSLAIGDYKIDEGVYWSIIDNTLTSFTGGFENDGSFYITTDNRLIGLTVSIINLLKTISNSGDWAFNASRTLTPPSYTLSSLNFQNTGSMWFGGDGSLGVPLMTVQSHTWENDGLIVFSLNKRSTSGEVILGASLELGTGTITNDGTVCLINQVYHQTTAIDGSGCFDIGSDSNVWLAGSLLSLTNGVDSDQVFYLSTPSSTLRAEALSSSQTFTVKGFGGGNVIGLSSTIISHSYDGNTLTLNAGIFPINLITKFEIGPGYTEGFTLVSTLFGDIGLTIPLLNGIKYNGAVPDTSRPSNCKVCSPFPNPPGVDTSSSSSESSSAASSSSEAPSSSSEASSSSSEASSSSETSSSSSEASSSSEASSSSEASSSSSEASSSSEVSSSSEASSSSEASSSSSEASSSREASSSSEASSSSSEASSSREASSSSEASSSSSEASSSSEASSSSSEASSSSSEASSSSEASSSSEASGSSSEASSSSSEASSAFSGDTSASSATSSNAGSSSDLTSSSGSSSQASSTDETGGTGTGTGPGSGASETGGTGTGTGTGTGTGTGSGASETGGTGTGTGTGTGTGTGTGTGPSSTTDSGTGTGTGNGSGNGSGSGSGNGTGTGTGTATEPTSTGGSGSGSGSGSGNGSGSGSGNGSGNGSGSGSGNGSGNGSGSGSGNGSGNGSGSGSGNGTGTGTGTATEPTSTGGSGSGSGSGSGNGSGSGSGNGSGTGSGNGSGSGSGNGSDNGSGSGSGNGSGNGSGSGSGNGSGNGSGSGSGNGTGTGTGTATEPTSTGGSGTGSGSGSGTGSGSGTGSGSGSGSGSDSGSGSGSGSGSGSGSGSGSGSGSGSGSGSDSGSGSGSGSGSGSGSGSATATLSTYSEGVAPNMKLFGNLFVNAI from the exons ATGTCTTGGTTAAAATACGCGGCCATAGCTTTGTGTGCTGTGAGCACAAGAGCAGCTGAAATCAGTTTGGATAGAATCGACAGAGACACTGTATCCTTAGCCATTGGTGATTATAAAATCGATGAAGGCGTATACTGGTCTATTATTGACAACACCTTAACCTCTTTTACAGGTgggtttgaaaatgacGGGTCCTTTTACATCACCACTGACAATCGCTTAATTGGTTTGACGGTAAGcatcatcaacttattgaaaaccatttccaactccGGTGATTGGGCATTCAATGCATCTAGGACCTTGACTCCACCAAGTTACACATTGTCTAGTTTGAACTTCCAAAACACTGGCTCAATGTggtttggaggtgatggtTCTCTTGGTGTTCCTTTGATGACAGTTCAATCACATACTTGGGAAAATGATGGACTTATTGTATTCtccttgaacaaaagaTCTACTTCTGGAGAAGTTATCTTGGGTGCCAGTTTGGAACTTGGAACTGGAACGATTACAAACGACGGTACTGTCTGTTTGATCAACCAGGTCTACCACCAGACAACTGCCATCGATGGTTCCGGATGTTTTGATATTGGTTCCGACTCCAATGTGTGGTTAGCAGGATCACTTTTGAGTTTGACAAATGGTGTAGACAGCGACCAGGTTTTCTATTTGAGTACCCCTTCATCCACTCTCCGTGCTGAagctctttcttcttcacagACCTTTACCGTTAAAGGATTTGGAGGAGGAAACGTCATCGGGCTTTCCTCGACTATCATTTCTCACAGTTACGACGGAAACACCTTGACCTTGAACGCTGGTATTTTCCCAATTAACCTCATCACAAAGTTTGAAATTGGTCCTGGATATACTGAAGGGTTTACTCTTGTGAGTACTCTTTTCGGTGATATTGGGTTGACAATTCCCCTTCTCAATGGAATTAAATACAACGGTGCTGTTCCAGATACTTCAAGACCTTCGAACTGTAAGGTTTGCTCACCTTTCCCCAACCCCCCAGGAGTCGACACCtcgagttcttcttcagaatcTTCGTCTGCTGCGTCCTCATCGAGCGAAGCTCCATCTTCCTCGAGTGAggcttcaagttcttctagcgaagcatcttcttctagcGAGAcctcaagttcttcaagtgaagcttcttcatctagtgaagcatcttcttctagcGAGGcctcaagttcttcaagtgaagcatcttcttctagtgaagtGTCTTCTTCTAGCgaagcatcttcttctagcGAGGcctcaagttcttcaagtgaagcatcttcttctagagaagcatcttcttctagcGAGGcctcaagttcttcaagtgaagcatcttcttctagagaagcatcttcttctagcGAGGcctcaagttcttcaagtgaagcatcttcttctagcGAGGCctcaagttcttctagtgaggcttcaagttcttctagcgaagcatcttcttctagtgaggcatcttcttctagtgagGCTTCAGGTTCTTCTAGCGAGGCctcaagttcttctagCGAGGCTTCAAGCGCATTTAGTGGTGATACTTCTGCTTCTAGTGCTACATCTTCAAATGCGGGATCCTCTAGTGATTtaacttcatcaagtgGATCTTCCAGTCAAGCTTCTTCCACCGATGAAACTGGTGGCACTGGCACTGGCACTGGCCCTGGAAGTGGTGCTTctgaaactggtggtactggaactggaaccgGAACTGGcactggaactggaactggaagTGGTGCTTctgaaactggtggtactgGAACCGGAACCGGAACCGGAACTGGcactggaactggaactggaactggaccttcttcaactacTGATAGCggaactggaactggaactggtaATGGATCTGGTAATGGCTCCGGCTCTGGCTCCGGCAatggaactggaactggtaCAGGTACTGCAACCGAACCCACTTCAACTGGAGGTTCCGGatctggctctggctctggctctggtaACGGatctggctctggctctggtaACGGATCTGGTAATGGCTCcggctctggctctggtaACGGATCTGGTAATGGCTCcggctctggctctggtaACGGATCTGGTAATGGCTCCGGCTCTGGGTCCGGCAatggaactggaactggtaCTGGTACTGCAACCGAACCTACTTCAACTGGAGGTTCCGGatctggctctggctctggctctggtaATGGCTCcggctctggctctggtaACGGATCTGGAACTGGCTCTGGTAACGGatctggctctggctctggtaACGGATCTGATAATGGCTCcggctctggctctggtaACGGATCTGGTAATGGCTCcggctctggctctggtaACGGATCTGGTAATGGCTCCGGCTCTGGGTCCGGCAatggaactggaactggtaCTGGTACTGCAACCGAACCTACTTCAACTGGAGGTTCCGGAactggctctggctctggctctggaactggctctggctctggaactggctctggctctggctccGGCTCTGGCTCTGACTCTGGCTCcggttctggttctggctctggctctggctctggctctggctctggctctggctctggctctggctctggctctggctctgaCTCTGGCTCcggttctggttctggttctggctctggctctggctctggctctgcAACAGCAACTTTAAGCACCTACTCCGAAGGTGTTGCTCCAAATATGAAA TTGTTTGGTAATTTATTCGTAAATGCTATCTAA